The Winogradskyella schleiferi genome contains the following window.
TCCGTCAACAGATTCACCTAAAATGATCACTTCTTTTGAGCGTTCATACATTTTAATAGCGCGATGCATCTGTAATTTGGTGCCACTGTAAAGTTTTACACCTGATCTTGAGCCTTTATTTCTGATTTCGATATAGTAACCGTCCTTTAGTTTAGTTGGTCTTGTTGCTGGTCTACCCATAAAAAGTAATGTGTGTTTTAAAAGTAGTGCATAATAGGAAAAAATCTCACAACTCACAAGTTTATTTAAAAACATTTCTCAACGTAATTATTCAATTGTTAAATCTATTTAGGAATCAGCACATTACTTATCATAAATTTATGTTAATGAAGTCGGGCTGTTGTTAAACCTTGTTAAGTCCCTTTGGTAAAAGACATATATAATTAAATTATGGGGAACATTATTAACAATTAAAAATTTATAAATTATGAGTTATTTAAATATAAAAGACGATAAATTAATGCCTACGGTTGTAGAATTAAATACCTTATTGGCAGATTACCATATTTATTATCAAAATCTGAGAAATTTTCATTGGAATATTCTTGGAGAAAACTTTTTTGACCTTCATGTAAAATTTGAGGAATTATATAATGATGCGCGAATTAAGATCGATGAAATCGCTGAACGTATTTTGACACTGCGCTATCATCCCATGAGCAAATTAGAAGATTATTTAAAATCAGCGTCTATCAAGGAAGTTTCTTCTAAGCTCACAGATAAGGAAATGGTTGCTACAATTTTAAACAACCACGCCGTTCTTCTCAAGCAAATGTCTAATGTTGTAAACAAGGCAGATGAAATTGGTGACGAAGGAACCATCGATTTAATCGGCGCATATATTAGGGAACTGGAGAAAAACAGTTGGATGCTAGATGCATTTTCAAAGAAAACCACTTCGCAATTAAATGAAAGTTTGGTTTAAGTCAATAAGATAATTTTATAAGACTCGCATAAGGTTTCAATTTATTCAAACCTTATGCGATTTTTTTTGTGAAATATGATCGTTAGGTTTGGGGTTAGAGCTAAACCTTATAGGATACGAGCAAATACAATCTATGTTACATTCCGATATTTGCTATAAGTGTATTATTAAGGCTATACAAAACAGAAGAATCATAAATAAATAATAATCTTAACTGTATGAAAGATCAATTCAATACCGCTTTAGAAAATCTCGTCGATAAATTAATTGGATGGTTCAATGCCATTATTGCGATGATCCCAAATTTAGTTTTGGCCATTTTAGTCATGGTTGCTGCTTATTTTTCTGCTAAATATGTCAGTAAATTCGTTAGGAATTTAGTGGACAAAAGAGTTGAACAAGATTCAATTAAAAGAGCTATTGCTCGAGTAAGTGCTGTAGTGGTCGTTGTATTGGGACTTTTTATAGCACTCGGCGTTCTAAACTTAGGTAAAGCCTTAACGTCCTTACTTGCTGGTGCAGGTGTCGTTGGTTTGGCTATAGGCTTAGCGTTGCAAGGGACTTTAGCCAATACATTTGCAGGACTTCTTTTGTCCTTCAGAAAAAAAATACAAATTGGTCATTGGGTAGAAACTACTGGGTTTTCAGGTGAAGTCATGGATATTAATCTGAAAGATTTCACTTTAAAGGAAGCCGATAATAATATTGTGGTCATTCCAAATAAAACGATTTTAGATAACCCTTTAAAAAATTATTCATTAACTACGAGAATGAGGATTTTTCTAGAATGTGGAGTAGGATATGAGTCCGATTTAGAAAAAGTAGAACGATTAACCAAAGAAACAATTGCCAAAACATTCGACCAAGTAGAATCTGCAGACGATGTAGAATTTTATTATACGGAATTTGGTGGAAGCTCAATTAACTATTTATGCCGTTTTTGGATTGATGCCGAAAGTATGCTTGAAAAATTAAGAGCAAAGACCAAAGCTATCATCGAAATTAAAAAAGCGTACGATAAAGAAGATATTAATATCCCATTCCCAATTAGAACGCTACAATTTGATAATAAATTAGGCGTCAATACGGACGATTTTAAGGAAGCATTTGGAAATAAATAATGTTACGATTAGTATTAAATACTATTTAATTGAGTTAAAACTCTTAGGTTAAGAGCAAATAATATCATAACTTGTTGATGATATTTGTAGATATCAAAAGTGACTAACAATTAACCATTAAAACTAAAAACAATGAAAAAATTAAGTTATTTATTTATCGCCTTATTTAGTTTAAGCCTAATGACCACAAGTTGTAGAGAACAAAAATCTACAGGAGATAAAGTTGAAGATGCTGTAGATGATGCAGGAGATGCAATTGAAGATGCTGCAGACGATGTTGAAGATGCGGTTGACGACAACATGTAAGATTATCTAAAATATTAAAAATTATAAGCCATCACTTCGATGGCTTTTTTTTATTTTTATAAAAAATACAGCTAACAACATTGTAAAGTCTAGAATTAATATTTTACCAAACACCTTATGAGCCACACCATCCCAAAAGAATTACTGACGTTTTTTAAAAAGCTTGAAAAAAATAATGATCGTGATTGGTTTAACGAACACAAACCCGAATTTAAAGCTATTGAAACAAAAGTAAAAAAAGCCTACAATCATTTGGGTGAATTAATGGGTGTTCACGATCAAATTGAAAAAATCAAAATATTTAGGATTTACAGGGATGTAAGATTTTCTAAAAACAAATTACCCTATAAAACACATTTTGGAGGTTCTTTTTCTCGAAAAAAACCAGAGCTAAGAGGTGGTTATTACTTACATATTCAACCTAATAATGAATCGTTTATTGCGACTGGATTTTGGGACCCTAATAAGGATGATCTTTTACGTATCAGGAAAGAATTTGAAATGGATGATTCAGAAATACGTGAAATTTTAAAAGATAAAACCTTTAAATCCACTTGGGGAGATTTCACAGGAGATGAGCTAAAAACAGCACCAAAAAGTTTTGATAAAGAACATCCAGCCATAGATTTAATACGAAGGAAACAATTCATTTTTGTAAAGAAATACACGGACGAAGAAGTTCTTGCCGATGATTTTCTAGAAGAAGTGAATCAATCATTTAAAAAGATGAGACCCTTTTTTGATTATATGAGCGACGTACTAACTACCAATTTGAATGGCGAATCTTTATTATAAGACCTCTTTAATCAAATAACGCTTATCGTTAAATTGAAATTCGTCGCCTTTTTTACGATGTTTTAAAAGCTGTCCTAATGGAGAAGCAAGTGAAATAATATAATATTCCGAACCTTCTAATTCCACTTTGCCAATACTTAAGGCAATAAAAAAGGTTATGCTATCCGTTTTCACTAAACTCCCTAAAACAACCGTTTCAGAGACCAAGTTAGGCCTCACCAATTTTAACTGTTCGCGCATTTTATGGGCATCATTGAGATAGGTCATGTTTTTCTCAAGATCATCCAATAATTTGGAATTTCCGGAGTCATCTTCCTCATTGCTCACTTTATCATTGTTTTCAATAGATTCCTTTATTAAATCTATTTCATTTTTGTAGCCCAATACACGTTTGTCCGCATAGCGTTGGCAGAGTTCTAATAACTGTGTTTTTATTTTCATCGAAAATGGACTAAACCTCCTGAAGAGTTTCAGGTCGTATAAAAAGCTGAACACTTTGAATTAAACGTTCCTTCACAATATTCATCATTCGTTTATTGAGAGCTGATGAATTTTGAATGTAAAGTTTATATTCTTCAACCGTAAACTGACCAATTATCATTCCTTTTAATGAATTTCTGAATTTAATGTCTTTTTGAATAGCATTGGAAATATAGTTGAGCTGATCGTCCATGGACAAATCAAAAAATACATTTTTGTGCTTCACAATGTAGTTTTCAAAAACAGCGACAAATAAATTGTGTTGCAATTTGATTATAGGTCTTAAAGTTGTATTCTGAAAAGCCTCTTCTGCACTTATGCCTTCATACACTTTTGCAGATAAAATTTGAGGTCTAATGGATAGTAGGTTATTAAATCTTGAAGCCATAACAATATGATTAAGGTTTAAATTCGGAATTAAAATTAATGAAATAGCGAGCACTTCAATTTTCTGTGACAATATCTTGTTAACGGTCTTATTAACAATAATGATTTTAAGATTCAAAAATCGAATGCATTTCAATGCGTATAGTACCTTCTAAATTTTATCTTTGGGTAAATTATTTAAGGTGATGATAAAAAAATGCAAGGTCATCATCGATAGACGTTATTCCAATATATGTGCTACGATATAAAAGCAAGTTATGAGGCTCAACTTAAAAGAGCAAAAAGACGAGGAGATTTAGGAGCGGTTGAAGAAATTATGGAAAAGTTAATTCCGTTAACAGATCTACCAATTTTTCATATGTCTGGCTTTAATCATCCTGAAATGCTAATCTATACAAATGATACAGATGATTTTCCGATGGTTGCAACTTGGGGACTTGTTCCCAATTGGGTTAAGGATGCAAATCAATTAAAATCAATCTGGAACAAAACATTGAACGCGCGAGGAGAAACAATTTTTGAAAAACCATCGTTTAAAAATTCAGCAAAACATAATAGGTGTTTGATTTATATTGATGGATTTTATGAACATCATCATTTCAATAATAAAACATATCCGTTTTTTATTCAGCGTAAAGATGAAAATCCAGTGGCTTTGGCAGGTCTTTGGAGCGAATGGAAAAATCCAGAACATGGTGGTGTTACGAATACCTTTTCAATTGTAACAACAGAAGGCAATCATTTAATGTCAAAAATTCATAATAATCCAAAATTAAAAGGTCCAAGAATGCCGTTGATTTTATCTGATGATTTAGCCGATAAATGGTTAAAACCTTTAGAAAATGATATCGATAAAATTGAAATTCAAAATATGATCACCAGATTGCCTAAAGTAGAATTAAAAGCGCATACCGTAAGCAAATTGAGAGGGAACGATTATCAAGGCAATGTGGAGGGTATTTCCAAAGAAGTAAACTATGAAGAATTAATTTTTTAAAATTAAAACAATGAGATTCCATACCAGAAAATGGGTAAAACCCGAAGACTTAAATCCAAATGGTACTTTATTTGGCGGTCAACTTTTAGCTTGGATCGATGAAGAAGCAGCGCTTTATACCATCATTCAATTTGAAAATTCCAAAATCGTTACCAAATATATATCAGAAATCAATTTTATGAGTTCTGCAGTACAAGGTGATATTGTAGAATTAGGTATAGAGGTACTTAAATTTGGGAAATCTTCGATTACATTAAAGTGTGAAGCCAGAAATAAAATGACTAGGGAAACCATTTTAACCGTAGAAAATATTGTAATGGTTAATTTAGGTGCAGATGGAAAACCAGCGCCTCACGGAAAAACGCAAATAGAGTTTGTAAAAGATAGATTAAACGATGCTTATTGAATTGGCTAATAATTAACTTTTGTTGCCTAATGCCAATTCGTAAATTTCCAGGTCAAAATACTTCACGGCTGCCAAAACATGGTCAAAAATATCACCAATGATAAACTCGTAATTTTCCCAACGTTGATCTTTACTAAAACAATAAATTTCCATAGGAATGCCTTGAGGTGTCGGTTCTAATTGACGTACCATTAAAGTCATTTTCTCATTAATGGCAGAATGTTTTTCAACATAAGTTTGAAGATATTTTCTAAACACTCCAAAGTTCGTCAAATTGATGCCGTTAATCAACATCGATTTGTCAGCACCATGCGCGATGTTATATTCAATAATTTCTTTCGATTTAGATTCAATATATGCTGATACCAATTGAATTTTTTTAAGCTTTTCAATGTCTTCTTCAGTCAAGAATTTTATAGTTGAAACTTTAATGATGACCGAGCGTTTAATACGTCGTCCGCCAGAAGACTGCATACCTCGCCAGTTTTTAAACGAATCTGAAATTAAGGCATACGTAGGAATCGTGGTAATGGTCATATCCCAATTCTGAACTTTTACGGTTGCCAAATTAATTTCTATAACATCACCATCGGCACCATATTTTTCAAACGTAATCCAGTCACCAATACGCACCATGTCATTGATGGAAACTTGAATACTGGCTACAAATCCGAGAATGGTATCCTTAAAAATAAGTATTATAATAGCTGAAGCAGCTCCTAATGTTGTAGCAAATTTGAAGAATGATATACCTGTTAAAATAGCAATAGCAGAAAACGCACCTACAAGCCAAGCGAATATCATAAAGACTTGAATGTAACTGTCTATAGGCTTATCTCTATAGCTCGAAATAGTTTTAAGGTAATCTTTTATTGATTTTAATATACTACGTATAATGCTCAATGTGAGTATAATACCAATAACTTTCAAAGTTTTGGCTATAATGGTTTCAGCATATTGAAAATCAGAGAAAATTTGTGGTACAAATTCAATCAGTATAATTAGCGGAACAATATGCGCTACATTTCTAGGTAGTTTATTATCAATTAAAATATTATCAAAGTCCGTTTTTGTACGTTTAGCAACGCCTGAAGAAAATCGCCAAAGTAGTCGTTTTGTCACATAATCTATTGCAAACGCTACTACGATAACCGCTATTAGTAAAACTAGCATATTCAGAAAACTCGCTATATCTTTTGATAAGCCTTTTTCTATGAGAAAATCGTAAAGAATGTGTTTTATATTAAGCACGTCGGGATTTTGTTAAGTATTTTTTATCAATATAAAATGTGCCAAAAGGAATAACTGAAGCCAGTAAAACGACCCAAAGTGTTCGCGTTGGCCATTTCATGTCAGAACTTATGAAAATAGCGATAACCACGTAGGCCATAAATAAAATGCCATGTGGCATGCCTAACCATCCAACATATGTAGGATCATTATAAAACCATTTTAATGGTGACGCAATAAATAATAATAAAATATACGAAACACCTTCCAATAACGCTATAATCCTAAAAACAGGTAATAATTTTGGCATGATCTTAAATTTTCCGCAAAAGTACTTTAGAATTAATGAATAAACGCAGGTTTTAACAGCTTTTAAGAAAAATGTGGAAACTATAAAAAGATGCCATTTGTGTTATTCAGCATAAAAACATCCCGACTTGGGTTTCTAAAGTAAATAACTTGTTATGATTTGTCGTAGCACCCAATCTATTAACCTAAATCTATATTATGAACCTACTTAAAACTACATTGCTAGTTGCAATTATCAGTATTTCAAATTTTTCAATTTCGCAAAACATAACAAATAAAGACTCAAATTTCGCCATTGGATTTTCTAGTGGCTATAATAGAGGACTCGGGTTTAATTTAAACGTTACGCTCTAAAACCTATAGAATCTTTGCCAATGCATTTCCGTTTTGGTATAGGTTATACCAATTTAAATCCCGGAAATTCTACAGACGCTAGACGCATTTTTATAAATAATGCTCCAATGGTGTTCCTGAAGAGAAGGCGAAAGCTTTCGATTACAGATTAGACTTTATGTGGAAAACCGACTTACTTAATTTAGAAGAATCTTATATCGTTTTTGGGCCACGTTATTCTAGTTTTACTGCTAACTTTAATTATATTGGAGGTAATGAAGATTTTGACGTGACCTCTAAACAATTCGGATTGGGATTGGGTGGGGAAACACTCTTTAAAATTTCAGAACAGTTTAGGTTAGTCGCAGCTGTTGGACTCGATTATTTCTTTAATAATACTTTAAAAGGTCACGATACCTCATACAGTCCTGACGATGATAATGTCAATCCTAGAAACGATAACCAGAACAATGATGAGCTATTCACCTACAGTGATGCCAATAAAGCTATAAAACAGCCAAGTCTTATGCCTAGAGTACTGATAGGTGTTGTTTATCACTTATAAAATTAAATATTTGGCATATATATTGTATATTTGTAATCAGTTTATTGAAAATATTCTACACAAATAACTTTATCCTTAAGTTATTTCTCTGGATTTTAATACTATTCATTGTTAAGTTAATTAACTTGTCTGCATTATACATATTTTCAAAAGCACACGCACATATTAATTTTTAAAACTACGAATGGCTAAATCACAACAGACTTTTAGTAAAAGTGAAAAAGAAAAAAAACGATTAAAAAAACGAGAAGACAAGCGCAAGAAAATGGAAGCGCGTAAACTCGAAAAAGAAGAAAATGGATCAGAGGGGATTCCTATGGCTTATGTTGACCATAATGGAAATCTTACAGATACACCACCAGATCCTTCAATGAAAGTTAAAGTCAAGGCCAAAAATATTGTTCTTGGTGTTCCTACAAAGGAAGAGTCGGATGAAGATCCGTTTGACCCAATTAGAAATGGAAAAGTATCTTTCTACGATAGTTCCAAAGGTTTTGGATTTATTATTGATACCGAAACTAATGAAAAGCATTTTACTCACGTCAGTGGTATCATTGATGAAATTGTCGAAAACGACAAAGTAACGTTTGAACTTGAAAAAGGACAGCGTGGCATGAATGCTGTTCGCGTTAAAAAAGTATAAATAGAATCATTTTAGATACTCATTAAAGCCATTATAGTTTTACTATAGTGGCTTTTTTTATGGGCAATAGTTTGATTCTTAATATGATAATCATTTTATTTTAAAGAATACTTGAGTTTTTAAAACCAAGCTATTAAAAATGTCGTAGGTAGAGTAACAATTAATTTAAAACTTTAAAACTATGAAAACGAGAAAAATTATTTCAACAATGACATTGGCAGTAGCCTTAATTTTTGGATCTACAGTAATGGCCCAAAACAAAATGGAAAAAGATACAAAGATGGTTGGCGGTGCAGCAATGTATCCCTCTAAAGATATTGTGTCTAACGCTGTAAATTCTAAAGACCATACAACATTGGTAGCTGCTGTAAAAGCTGCAGAATTAGTAGAAACTTTACAAGGAGATGGTCCATTTACGGTATTTGCACCGACAAATGCGGCTTTCGATAAATTACCTGAAGGAACTGTGGCAACTTTAGTGAAGCCAGAGAATAAAGAAAAACTTCAAGCTATATTAACTTATCATGTGCTTGCAGGAAATTTTAGTGGAAAAGATATCATGAAAGCCATAAAAAAAGGTGGTGGTAAAGCGACATTTAAAACTGTAAATGGTGGCATGTTAACCGCAATGATGGATGGCAAATCATTAGTACTTGCAGATCATGCAGGTAACAAATCTATGGTAACCATTGCTGATGTTAATCAATCGAATGGTGTTATTCATGTTGTTGATACAGTGGTATTGCCAGGTATGTAAAATATTTAGTTGAGTTAGGATAAAGAATTAGTCCATAATAGTTGATTGGTGTTAATTACTAATTCTTGAAAGCACAAGTTTTTTGACTTGTGCTTTTTTTATACCTTTAAAATTTAGAATTTGTTTTTAGCTCATTTAAAAGTTTAAACGAGTTCATAATTTAAATAGCCAATGAATCCAGAAATAAAGGAGTGTTCCGATAGAAAAGTAGTAGGATTATCTGCAACAATGAAACAAAATGAGCATCATAAAATCCCTGAACTCTGGAAACGTTTTATGCCTAGAAAAAAAGAAATAAAAAATCTTGTTTCAGAGGAATTAATAGCGCTGCAAATATTTCCTGAGGGTACAAAGGTTGAGATTATTGACGAATATTATATTTGGGCTTGTGTTGAAGTTTCAAATTTTGAAACTATTCCTAAAGGTTTAGAAGTTTTCACTATCCCTAATGGTAAGTACGCTGTCTTTTTACATAAAGGAATGGACGCTTCTGCGACCTACCATAAAATTATGACCGAATGGTTACCAACTTCAGATTTTAAAATAGATAATAGACCACATTTTCAAATGATGGGAAGGAATTATGAAAATGGAAGTGATGATTCTGAAGAAGAGTTTTATGTGCCCGTAAAGGCCGAATTACATATTTAAATTTATTCAGCTTTAAGTAGTTGTAACATAATATTTATATCTTCTATTACTCCACCAATTTCTGGGTTTCCATTTGGATTTATGTAATTTTCTAGAGTCATACTCATCGGATTTTGATCTCTTATTCTTTTAAGCCTATCCTCGGGTATGCGTTTCAATAATGTATTCCTCAACTTAATAGCTTCCGCTCTTATTGACGATTCATACTCAGTCATCATTTTTTCATGCACAATGTCAGCTTTAGACATATTATTTTGTTTGATTAAATTGATCATTTCATTTCTAGTATTATTAAAGAGTAAACTATATTTATTAACGAATTTTGATGTTATATCAATTAATATTAGATTTGATAATTCATTATAATTTTGAAGTAATTCTTCATTAATTATTTCTATCCGTTTTTTCCTTTCTCTGACAACTTCAGGATTTCTTACACCTAAATAATTTTCTCCAGTATGTTTAAAAATTCTTGTTATTGTTGAAACTTTTGATTTCAAATTTTGTTCGAAATCCTCAGAATCTAAGCTAACCGACTGTATTCCATCATTAAATACTACGGCCATAGTGTTAGAATAAAATATACCTTTGAAATAAATTTTATTTTTTATAACTTCAATTTGAAGAAGTACATAGCCATCATTGTCAATTATCTCAATTGCCGTATCATCATAATTAATCGAAAAAACACTTGCTTTATTTAAGGCCCATTCACCATCCTTTAATTCGATTACTCTTGTGCCATTTTTTTCATGTAAGATTCCTGAAATCAAAATATCATCACCAGAGAATTTAACTGAAAATTTAAATTCTTTAGAAAAATTTTTAATTTTTAACATATTGTCACCAAGTTCAATACCTTTCTCAAGCTCTGTCAAAGATTTTTCCAAAAACATGTTATTACCATAGACAATTTCAAATTTTTTAAATTTTGATTTTTTTAGTTTTAAAATGCCTTTTTGTCTTTGCTCGTTTTTTATAATTCCAGACACTATATTGGTACTTTTTGTAATATTTGATATCTCATTGGTTAATCCTTCGATGGTTTTTGTATTAAAATCTATATCCTTTGAGAAGTTAAGAACATCCTTAGTTAAATTTTCAATACTATCGGATTTTGCCTTTAGTTCGATTTGTTTTAATTGTAATTCTTTATTTACCAAATTTAAGTCATTGTTTAAAGTAGATATTTCATTTCTTTGAGAATCAATAATATCGTTTTTATTTTTCTCGGTATTTAATAACTTTTTAACTGTTAAAATTACACCAGCAGCTGAACCTAAACCAATAAAGATGATTAATATAACAGTAATTTTATCCATGTTTTTAAGTTTATTTATCATGGTGAAAATTACTTATAAAAACCGATAGAAATTATATGAGTAAGTTAAACTACAAAAAAATTAGTTTTATGGATCAAAAACCAACCCGAAAATCACAACCGCTCTTATAATTACTACAACCAAAAGCCGATTTCCCTTTTAAAATTTTACCAGTTTTACATTTAGGGCAAGTTTCACCTGCTTTAACTGTCACTTTTTTAGTAACCTGTTTAGGTTCAAATTTCAACTTAAAGGCATCGTCAAATCGCAATAAGCCTTCCTTTGAATTTCCGTCTATTTTAAAACCTTTCAAGTTCACAGTAGAGCCTTTAGTCAATAACCGTATGTATTGCTTTTCAGAAATTTTCTTATCAGCAAAACTAAAGGGTAAGGTAAAGTCACATGATTTCCCATAGAGACTACAACCATAAGCAGAATTCCCTTTTAAAAGCGAACCTGTTTTACATTTTGGACAGGAACTTCCGACTAGTGCTTCAGACTTTGTTTTCGTTTTTGATTTCGATTTAGACTTTCCGACAGGTTTGTTGTTCACAGCTGAAATTCTGGTTTGTACCTTTTCACTTCGGACTTCGTAAACCAAAGCATCAACCATACGTTTCATACCTTTTATAAAAGCACTAGCGCTGAATTCGCCTTTTTCTATATCCTTTAGTTGCTTTTCCCATGAACCTGTGAGCTCCGCAGATTTCAACAATTCATTTTGAATCGTATCAATCAATTGAATGCCTGTAACCGTTGGCAAAATCTGTTTTTTATTTCGTTTTATGTATTTACGCCTAAATAAAGTTTCAATAATATTGGCACGTGTCGATGGACGACCAATGCCGTTTTCTTTCATTAAATCCCTAAGCTCATCGTCTTCCACTTGTTTTCCAGCCGTTTCCATAGCACGCAGTAGAGATGCTTCCGTATATTGTTTGGGTGGTTTGGTTTGCTTTTCTAAAAAAGAGGGTTCGTGTGTTCCTTTTTCCCCTTTGACAAAAGTAGGCAGTAAAGCGTCCTCTTTTTTATTGGACTTTTCAGACTCAAATACCACTCTCCAGCCTTTGGACAAAATCTCTTTTCCCGTAGTTTTAAAATTAACATCTGCCGCTTTTCCAATGACTGTAGTGTTAGAAACTTTACAATCGTCATAAAAAACAGCAATAAAACGTTTTACAATAATATCATAAACTTGCTGCTCATTGTATTGCAAATGGGTTTGCATACCTGTTGGAATGATAGCATGGTGATCCGTTACTTTTTTATCATTAAAGACACGTGAGGACTTCTTTATCTTTTTGTTTAGAATATAAGCCGTAAGATTCGAGTAATCAGTTAATTTAGATAAAATGCCTTTGACTTTCGGATACACATCATTCGGTAAAAATGTGGTATCAACTCTTGGATAAGTTACGGCTTTTTTCTCGTATAATTTTTGGGCGATTTTAAGGGTATCGTCTGCCGAAAATCCGAACTTGGTATTACAATACACTTGTAATCCCGTTAAATCGAACAGTTTTGGAGCATATTCTGTACCTT
Protein-coding sequences here:
- a CDS encoding Dps family protein, producing MSYLNIKDDKLMPTVVELNTLLADYHIYYQNLRNFHWNILGENFFDLHVKFEELYNDARIKIDEIAERILTLRYHPMSKLEDYLKSASIKEVSSKLTDKEMVATILNNHAVLLKQMSNVVNKADEIGDEGTIDLIGAYIRELEKNSWMLDAFSKKTTSQLNESLV
- a CDS encoding mechanosensitive ion channel family protein; translation: MKDQFNTALENLVDKLIGWFNAIIAMIPNLVLAILVMVAAYFSAKYVSKFVRNLVDKRVEQDSIKRAIARVSAVVVVVLGLFIALGVLNLGKALTSLLAGAGVVGLAIGLALQGTLANTFAGLLLSFRKKIQIGHWVETTGFSGEVMDINLKDFTLKEADNNIVVIPNKTILDNPLKNYSLTTRMRIFLECGVGYESDLEKVERLTKETIAKTFDQVESADDVEFYYTEFGGSSINYLCRFWIDAESMLEKLRAKTKAIIEIKKAYDKEDINIPFPIRTLQFDNKLGVNTDDFKEAFGNK
- a CDS encoding DUF2461 domain-containing protein, which encodes MSHTIPKELLTFFKKLEKNNDRDWFNEHKPEFKAIETKVKKAYNHLGELMGVHDQIEKIKIFRIYRDVRFSKNKLPYKTHFGGSFSRKKPELRGGYYLHIQPNNESFIATGFWDPNKDDLLRIRKEFEMDDSEIREILKDKTFKSTWGDFTGDELKTAPKSFDKEHPAIDLIRRKQFIFVKKYTDEEVLADDFLEEVNQSFKKMRPFFDYMSDVLTTNLNGESLL
- a CDS encoding glyoxalase, with protein sequence MASRFNNLLSIRPQILSAKVYEGISAEEAFQNTTLRPIIKLQHNLFVAVFENYIVKHKNVFFDLSMDDQLNYISNAIQKDIKFRNSLKGMIIGQFTVEEYKLYIQNSSALNKRMMNIVKERLIQSVQLFIRPETLQEV
- a CDS encoding SOS response-associated peptidase — protein: MCYDIKASYEAQLKRAKRRGDLGAVEEIMEKLIPLTDLPIFHMSGFNHPEMLIYTNDTDDFPMVATWGLVPNWVKDANQLKSIWNKTLNARGETIFEKPSFKNSAKHNRCLIYIDGFYEHHHFNNKTYPFFIQRKDENPVALAGLWSEWKNPEHGGVTNTFSIVTTEGNHLMSKIHNNPKLKGPRMPLILSDDLADKWLKPLENDIDKIEIQNMITRLPKVELKAHTVSKLRGNDYQGNVEGISKEVNYEELIF
- a CDS encoding acyl-CoA thioesterase, with amino-acid sequence MRFHTRKWVKPEDLNPNGTLFGGQLLAWIDEEAALYTIIQFENSKIVTKYISEINFMSSAVQGDIVELGIEVLKFGKSSITLKCEARNKMTRETILTVENIVMVNLGADGKPAPHGKTQIEFVKDRLNDAY
- a CDS encoding mechanosensitive ion channel family protein; translated protein: MLVLLIAVIVVAFAIDYVTKRLLWRFSSGVAKRTKTDFDNILIDNKLPRNVAHIVPLIILIEFVPQIFSDFQYAETIIAKTLKVIGIILTLSIIRSILKSIKDYLKTISSYRDKPIDSYIQVFMIFAWLVGAFSAIAILTGISFFKFATTLGAASAIIILIFKDTILGFVASIQVSINDMVRIGDWITFEKYGADGDVIEINLATVKVQNWDMTITTIPTYALISDSFKNWRGMQSSGGRRIKRSVIIKVSTIKFLTEEDIEKLKKIQLVSAYIESKSKEIIEYNIAHGADKSMLINGINLTNFGVFRKYLQTYVEKHSAINEKMTLMVRQLEPTPQGIPMEIYCFSKDQRWENYEFIIGDIFDHVLAAVKYFDLEIYELALGNKS
- a CDS encoding DUF3817 domain-containing protein, which translates into the protein MPKLLPVFRIIALLEGVSYILLLFIASPLKWFYNDPTYVGWLGMPHGILFMAYVVIAIFISSDMKWPTRTLWVVLLASVIPFGTFYIDKKYLTKSRRA
- a CDS encoding cold-shock protein; translated protein: MAKSQQTFSKSEKEKKRLKKREDKRKKMEARKLEKEENGSEGIPMAYVDHNGNLTDTPPDPSMKVKVKAKNIVLGVPTKEESDEDPFDPIRNGKVSFYDSSKGFGFIIDTETNEKHFTHVSGIIDEIVENDKVTFELEKGQRGMNAVRVKKV
- a CDS encoding fasciclin domain-containing protein, whose protein sequence is MKTRKIISTMTLAVALIFGSTVMAQNKMEKDTKMVGGAAMYPSKDIVSNAVNSKDHTTLVAAVKAAELVETLQGDGPFTVFAPTNAAFDKLPEGTVATLVKPENKEKLQAILTYHVLAGNFSGKDIMKAIKKGGGKATFKTVNGGMLTAMMDGKSLVLADHAGNKSMVTIADVNQSNGVIHVVDTVVLPGM
- a CDS encoding GyrI-like domain-containing protein, with translation MNPEIKECSDRKVVGLSATMKQNEHHKIPELWKRFMPRKKEIKNLVSEELIALQIFPEGTKVEIIDEYYIWACVEVSNFETIPKGLEVFTIPNGKYAVFLHKGMDASATYHKIMTEWLPTSDFKIDNRPHFQMMGRNYENGSDDSEEEFYVPVKAELHI